One genomic segment of Chitinophaga sancti includes these proteins:
- a CDS encoding glycosyl hydrolase — translation MKNLYLLAVVLSISTWQLHAQSPVSVGAGSYASFPPATELDASLQAFVYTAPIYVAENRKHQGIPTNDWWTDLIVSQYAGMLWAYPLSADPENFGTKLYFANSFVADGSNLEYGGYMSIKADGYAPEKAIAKDWSDWGVVMSLPDSTHNKNMDVTMYHGIPFFWFETQGINPEIALEKGGSYLTSTGDALELPTNKSFVIKTDGRYLGIHLDGNTTAAIQGQQFVRIDLGTSQNINAVRLSWETAYASGYSIQVSNDTTTWATVAAVISGDGGTDTLSFKDTTARYVQIVLRERGTIYAYSLWEMQVFNNATLLSQNKKVTVSSTEANFVAGNVNDGNLGTRWASDGNQAEKLVLNTNNGHAYFVVSALQAATDLNTYEQYAFNKPINSTVSYDYNTSAGKVVVNWNLTTTNLKGAAAGPTIQGFLPHLYDDATHNVTFSAYSYISPRGTMKTSIGNSWSFTYDFGGILPNFNAPYKRDGDAAPYNASDMYNLLTQFSKKKDYGGDTYWGGKDILNFAKYTVMAKELNHQAYASLKAKTKEALVNWLIYTPGETEKFFAKYDRWGALVGFNESYTSAYFTDNHFHYGYFTLAAALYGMVDPDFLSEYGDMIKLIAKQYANWDRTDTTLPFLRTFDPWIGHSYAGGTSSSSGNNQESSSEAIQSWIGLFLLADELNDPAMRAAAAFGYSSETYAALEYWFDWKKRNLPSTYNHSVVGILSNQGFAYGTYFSASPMHIHAIQYLPVNPGFKFAARDTVWAQQEYANMMSETLAVDGHKDETDFGDDWAHVALGWKQIFDPTYAAAFMAKNLLLPVTDTDYIMDYEVSGMTYYYTHAHQNLGDFSFKYHTNFPSSSVFEKNGTFSHAVAYNPSASASTCKVYDASGGEVASFSVPARTLLTYPILPDSGSTPTGCYNLVPASATASSGTAAAAIDGNQGSRWESQFTDPQWITVDMGVVSHVNKIMLTWEVANAKEYYILGAKTDTLTWDTIGHYINTTTGNRTDLIDNIGKDYRYLRMYGVQRNTPYGYSIYEFEVCGTASDATTTASVVSAAKATTTSLVYPNPAQDQVYVSATASGYYTITDLKGNVIQAGKVTTGVNTVSVTGLTPGVYLIRMGAKTSKFVKL, via the coding sequence ATGAAAAACCTTTACCTGTTAGCAGTCGTGCTATCTATCAGCACATGGCAACTACATGCCCAATCACCTGTATCTGTCGGTGCAGGTAGCTACGCCTCTTTTCCTCCGGCCACTGAACTCGACGCCTCCTTACAGGCATTCGTGTACACTGCGCCCATTTACGTAGCCGAAAATAGAAAACATCAGGGCATTCCTACCAACGATTGGTGGACTGACCTGATCGTATCTCAGTATGCCGGTATGCTCTGGGCGTACCCACTCTCCGCCGATCCGGAAAACTTTGGTACCAAACTTTATTTCGCCAACAGCTTTGTCGCCGATGGTTCTAACCTCGAATATGGTGGATACATGAGCATCAAAGCAGATGGTTATGCACCCGAAAAAGCCATTGCCAAAGACTGGTCCGATTGGGGTGTCGTGATGTCTCTGCCAGATAGTACACACAACAAAAACATGGATGTCACCATGTATCACGGCATCCCGTTTTTCTGGTTTGAAACTCAAGGTATCAATCCGGAAATCGCGCTCGAAAAAGGCGGCTCCTACCTCACCAGCACCGGCGATGCCCTGGAGCTCCCCACTAATAAATCTTTTGTCATCAAAACAGATGGTCGTTATTTAGGTATCCACCTCGATGGCAATACTACCGCCGCCATTCAGGGACAACAATTCGTAAGAATTGACTTAGGTACCTCTCAAAACATCAACGCTGTCAGGTTAAGCTGGGAAACCGCTTACGCGTCTGGCTACAGTATCCAGGTATCTAATGATACCACTACCTGGGCTACCGTAGCTGCTGTGATCAGTGGTGATGGTGGTACCGACACTTTGTCTTTTAAAGATACCACTGCCCGCTATGTGCAAATCGTTCTCAGAGAAAGAGGTACTATTTATGCCTACTCTCTTTGGGAAATGCAGGTATTCAACAATGCCACATTACTCTCTCAGAACAAGAAAGTTACTGTCTCTTCAACAGAAGCAAATTTTGTAGCTGGGAATGTAAACGATGGTAACTTGGGTACCCGATGGGCTTCTGACGGTAACCAGGCTGAAAAACTGGTTCTGAATACGAATAACGGGCATGCATATTTTGTAGTCTCTGCTTTACAGGCAGCTACCGATTTAAATACGTATGAACAATATGCTTTTAACAAGCCAATCAATTCAACCGTATCTTATGATTATAATACCAGCGCAGGCAAGGTCGTTGTGAACTGGAACCTTACCACTACCAACCTGAAAGGTGCCGCCGCCGGTCCTACTATTCAAGGTTTCCTGCCCCACCTCTATGACGATGCCACACACAATGTTACTTTCAGTGCCTATAGTTATATAAGTCCACGCGGTACGATGAAAACTTCTATCGGCAATAGCTGGTCTTTCACTTATGACTTCGGAGGTATACTGCCTAACTTCAATGCACCCTATAAGCGTGACGGCGATGCTGCACCTTACAATGCCAGTGACATGTATAACCTGTTGACGCAGTTCTCTAAAAAGAAGGACTACGGCGGGGATACCTACTGGGGAGGTAAAGACATCCTCAACTTTGCAAAGTATACGGTGATGGCAAAGGAACTGAACCATCAGGCCTATGCATCCTTAAAAGCAAAAACAAAAGAAGCACTCGTGAACTGGCTCATCTATACACCTGGTGAGACAGAAAAGTTCTTTGCTAAATATGATCGATGGGGTGCCCTGGTAGGTTTCAATGAATCATATACTTCTGCTTACTTTACTGATAACCATTTTCATTATGGGTATTTTACATTAGCAGCGGCATTATATGGTATGGTCGATCCTGACTTCCTGAGTGAATACGGAGACATGATCAAACTGATTGCTAAGCAATATGCGAACTGGGATAGAACTGATACCACACTGCCATTCCTGCGTACCTTCGATCCATGGATCGGCCATAGTTATGCCGGTGGTACCAGCTCTTCTTCAGGCAATAACCAGGAATCTTCTTCAGAGGCGATTCAATCATGGATTGGTCTGTTCCTGCTTGCTGATGAACTGAATGACCCTGCTATGCGGGCAGCTGCTGCCTTTGGGTATAGTAGTGAAACGTATGCTGCACTTGAGTACTGGTTTGACTGGAAGAAACGTAACCTGCCTTCCACGTATAATCATTCTGTAGTAGGCATCCTTTCTAACCAGGGGTTTGCTTATGGGACTTATTTCAGTGCCAGTCCTATGCATATTCATGCTATTCAATACCTGCCTGTCAATCCAGGGTTTAAATTTGCCGCCAGGGATACTGTATGGGCACAACAGGAATATGCGAATATGATGAGTGAAACACTTGCAGTAGATGGGCACAAAGATGAAACTGATTTTGGGGATGACTGGGCGCATGTGGCTTTAGGCTGGAAACAAATATTCGATCCTACATATGCAGCGGCGTTTATGGCGAAGAATTTATTGTTGCCAGTAACAGATACCGACTACATTATGGATTACGAGGTGTCTGGTATGACTTATTATTATACACATGCACATCAAAATCTGGGTGATTTCTCTTTTAAATATCATACGAATTTCCCAAGTAGCAGTGTGTTTGAAAAGAATGGTACTTTCAGTCATGCGGTGGCTTATAACCCTTCTGCAAGTGCCAGTACCTGTAAGGTGTATGATGCCAGTGGCGGTGAGGTGGCTTCCTTTTCAGTGCCTGCAAGGACATTGTTGACGTATCCGATATTACCTGATTCAGGGTCAACGCCTACGGGTTGTTACAACCTGGTGCCTGCATCAGCTACAGCTTCTTCTGGTACAGCAGCTGCGGCGATTGATGGGAACCAGGGAAGTCGTTGGGAGAGTCAGTTTACCGATCCGCAGTGGATCACGGTAGATATGGGTGTGGTGTCGCATGTTAATAAAATCATGCTTACGTGGGAGGTCGCGAATGCGAAAGAGTACTATATCTTAGGTGCTAAAACGGATACGCTTACCTGGGATACGATCGGGCATTATATAAATACTACTACAGGCAATCGTACAGATTTGATTGATAATATCGGTAAAGATTATCGGTATCTCAGGATGTATGGTGTGCAAAGGAATACGCCTTATGGTTATTCTATTTATGAATTTGAAGTTTGTGGTACGGCGAGCGATGCGACGACTACGGCAAGTGTTGTAAGTGCTGCTAAGGCGACTACAACATCACTTGTATATCCTAATCCTGCGCAGGATCAGGTGTATGTGAGTGCGACTGCCAGTGGGTATTATACTATTACCGATTTGAAGGGGAATGTGATACAGGCGGGTAAAGTGACTACGGGTGTGAATACTGTATCTGTTACCGGGTTGACACCTGGGGTGTATTTAATTCGGATGGGTGCTAAGACGAGCAAGTTTGTAAAGCTATAA
- a CDS encoding saccharopine dehydrogenase family protein: MLDQTFLLYGANGYTGELIARYAAAFGLQPILAGRNKQALEKLGAALNLPVRVFALDDKPAMQQALQEVAVVVNAAGPYDFTAKQLVEACITEGRHYLDLNGDAIIYDMIRTYDKAARDSGVMLLPGAGYDVVPTDCLALWLKQQMPDATSLKIAFAILNSALSRGTAINTVLKLGLPGLSRVDGKLVEEPVGKKGMYVQFPGVQKKLFTMSLPWGDLSTAYVSTGIPNIETYININKAAWFFLKGQGAYNWLLRTQLVRGIANAIVKSQSPGPDQVMRDKTNTLIWAQVSNAKGDVLTANMVVPEAYTLTALAALLITKKVLNKEFKSGYQTPATAYGSELIMEIEGVKRELVA, encoded by the coding sequence ATGTTGGATCAAACATTCCTGCTCTATGGAGCAAATGGCTATACCGGAGAATTAATAGCACGCTACGCGGCAGCATTTGGCTTGCAACCTATATTGGCTGGTAGAAATAAACAGGCTTTGGAGAAATTAGGGGCAGCGTTGAACTTGCCTGTCAGGGTATTTGCATTGGATGATAAACCTGCTATGCAACAGGCTTTGCAGGAGGTCGCTGTTGTTGTAAATGCTGCCGGACCGTATGACTTTACAGCAAAGCAACTGGTCGAAGCATGTATTACCGAAGGTCGGCATTACCTGGATTTGAATGGTGATGCGATTATTTATGACATGATCCGCACTTACGATAAGGCGGCCCGCGATAGTGGTGTGATGCTCCTGCCAGGTGCAGGTTACGATGTAGTACCGACTGACTGCCTTGCACTATGGTTGAAGCAACAAATGCCGGATGCGACTTCATTGAAGATCGCATTTGCTATATTGAATAGTGCTTTATCAAGAGGAACGGCTATTAATACCGTGCTTAAATTGGGACTACCCGGTTTGTCAAGAGTAGATGGGAAATTGGTGGAAGAACCTGTTGGAAAAAAGGGGATGTATGTGCAATTCCCCGGGGTGCAAAAGAAGCTGTTTACCATGAGTTTGCCATGGGGCGATTTGAGTACGGCTTATGTTTCCACTGGTATCCCGAACATTGAGACGTATATTAATATCAACAAAGCAGCCTGGTTTTTCCTGAAAGGACAAGGTGCTTATAATTGGTTGCTGAGGACACAACTTGTACGTGGCATTGCCAATGCAATTGTGAAAAGTCAATCACCGGGGCCGGATCAGGTAATGCGGGATAAAACAAATACACTTATCTGGGCACAGGTGAGTAATGCGAAAGGAGACGTACTTACTGCAAATATGGTAGTGCCTGAAGCTTATACATTGACTGCATTGGCAGCATTGTTGATTACAAAGAAAGTATTGAATAAGGAATTTAAATCAGGATATCAAACACCTGCTACGGCCTATGGGTCGGAATTAATTATGGAAATAGAAGGTGTAAAAAGAGAGCTTGTCGCATAA
- a CDS encoding DUF6526 family protein, which translates to MKKQNYQNHIRYYPPHHFVFYPVLLVGIICSIFFAIKHPDASWEWIFITLLLLLIGWLGFMLRQHYALTTQDRIVRLEVRFRYFTLTGQRFELLEKNLSLGQILALRFASDGELPDLVKRAVAENLPPDQIKRAVVDWQGDYMRV; encoded by the coding sequence ATGAAAAAACAAAACTATCAAAACCACATCCGGTACTACCCACCTCATCACTTCGTATTCTACCCTGTCCTTTTAGTAGGTATTATATGCAGTATCTTCTTCGCCATTAAACATCCGGATGCATCATGGGAATGGATATTCATTACCCTCCTATTACTCCTCATCGGTTGGCTCGGCTTCATGCTCAGACAGCATTACGCCCTTACAACCCAGGATAGGATTGTCAGATTAGAAGTAAGATTCAGATATTTCACCCTCACCGGCCAGCGGTTTGAGCTATTAGAAAAGAATCTTTCCCTGGGTCAGATCCTGGCCCTCAGGTTCGCATCTGATGGAGAATTGCCTGACCTGGTGAAAAGAGCCGTTGCCGAAAACCTCCCCCCTGACCAGATTAAGCGTGCAGTTGTGGATTGGCAGGGCGATTATATGAGAGTATAA
- a CDS encoding AraC family transcriptional regulator yields the protein MLEKDRILVSCYHHVSREGENFIGEHSLGYVVAGTQEVYLDGVHYVFKEGDFRFFARNQLAKFVKIPPVGGGDFKTVGIRIDQELLHSLSQETGLKADGIFRGEKNFHLPEHQLLTHYRDSLQPYIDGQGVHNPMLTMMKVKEAAMLLLQLKPELKNLLFDFSAPGKIDLEAYMNEHYKFNVDISRFAYLTGRSLATFKRDFEKVFHTTPGKWLQQKRLEDAYFLIKEKGWKSTDVYLEVGFKDLSHFSFVFKKAYGVAPSRVSA from the coding sequence ATGTTAGAAAAGGATAGAATACTGGTGTCATGTTACCATCACGTGAGTAGGGAGGGGGAGAATTTCATTGGAGAACATTCGTTAGGTTATGTAGTCGCAGGTACGCAGGAGGTGTATTTAGATGGCGTGCATTATGTGTTTAAAGAAGGTGATTTCAGGTTCTTTGCGAGGAATCAATTGGCGAAGTTTGTAAAGATTCCGCCAGTTGGAGGAGGTGATTTTAAGACAGTGGGGATAAGGATAGATCAGGAGTTGTTACATAGTTTAAGTCAGGAGACCGGCCTGAAGGCAGATGGCATTTTTCGTGGGGAGAAGAATTTCCATTTGCCGGAGCACCAGTTATTGACACATTATAGGGATTCATTGCAGCCTTATATAGATGGCCAGGGTGTACATAACCCCATGTTGACAATGATGAAGGTGAAGGAGGCGGCAATGCTATTATTGCAATTGAAGCCTGAATTGAAGAATTTGTTGTTTGATTTTAGTGCGCCGGGAAAAATAGACCTGGAAGCGTATATGAATGAGCATTATAAATTTAATGTGGATATCAGCAGGTTTGCGTATTTGACAGGGCGGAGTTTAGCAACGTTTAAGCGGGATTTTGAGAAGGTGTTTCATACCACCCCCGGGAAGTGGTTGCAACAGAAGCGATTGGAGGATGCATATTTTTTGATAAAGGAGAAAGGTTGGAAATCTACTGATGTGTATTTGGAAGTTGGGTTTAAGGATCTGTCACATTTTTCGTTTGTGTTTAAGAAAGCATATGGTGTGGCGCCATCGAGGGTGAGTGCGTAA
- a CDS encoding aldehyde dehydrogenase family protein, translating to MKTIDKIYINGAFVTPHGQEMFELINPATNSVIGQVRLGDETDTQLAIASAKEAFKTFSISSREIRIKYLQKLHDALALRIDDLTAATIQEYGAPVSRAKASTEMALAAFLHAQEVLFDFEFERKVGRSVVRMEPLGVVGIITPWNANANFICGKLATAISAGCTVVIKPSEMSALQTQVVLEAFHEAGLPAGIYNVVNGLGNVVGAELTRHTDVAKISFTGSTAVGKTIARGAVDTMKRVTLELGGKSPNIILDDADFSKAIPMAVAAGFMNSGQACIAGTRLLVPEARLDEVKALLKEEVANVKVGDPTDAGTAIGPMVSVKQYERVQSYIQLGMEQGAEVLVGGTGHPEGLEGGNFVKPTVFTNVTPGMRIAREEIFGPVISVLTYKTEEEAIAMANDTTYGLAAYVSSTNEERARKVAEQIVAGRVMVNSLQHDPLAPFGGFKQSGIGREYGTFGLEEYVEPKTIIRD from the coding sequence ATGAAAACGATAGATAAAATTTATATCAATGGGGCATTTGTAACCCCGCATGGACAGGAAATGTTTGAGCTGATTAATCCAGCTACAAATTCGGTCATTGGTCAGGTAAGACTTGGTGATGAAACAGATACACAGTTGGCGATAGCAAGTGCAAAGGAAGCATTTAAGACGTTTTCTATTTCTTCGAGGGAGATTCGTATTAAATACCTGCAAAAATTACACGATGCACTTGCTTTGCGTATTGATGATCTGACTGCTGCTACTATCCAGGAATATGGTGCGCCGGTGTCACGTGCAAAGGCAAGTACAGAGATGGCGCTGGCCGCTTTTCTGCATGCACAGGAGGTATTATTTGATTTTGAATTTGAGAGAAAGGTGGGTCGATCAGTGGTGAGAATGGAGCCGTTGGGAGTGGTAGGCATTATTACACCATGGAATGCAAATGCAAACTTCATTTGTGGAAAGCTGGCTACTGCGATTTCTGCTGGTTGTACAGTGGTAATTAAACCAAGTGAAATGAGTGCATTGCAGACACAGGTAGTGCTGGAAGCATTTCATGAAGCCGGTTTGCCGGCAGGGATTTACAATGTGGTGAATGGCCTGGGGAATGTAGTAGGTGCTGAGTTGACACGTCATACGGATGTGGCGAAGATTTCTTTTACTGGTTCAACAGCTGTGGGAAAAACGATCGCCAGAGGAGCAGTAGATACGATGAAGAGAGTGACGTTGGAGTTAGGAGGAAAATCTCCCAATATCATACTTGATGATGCTGATTTTTCAAAGGCAATTCCGATGGCGGTGGCAGCCGGTTTTATGAATAGTGGACAGGCATGTATAGCGGGTACGAGATTGTTGGTGCCGGAGGCGCGTTTGGATGAAGTGAAGGCATTGTTGAAAGAGGAGGTGGCGAATGTGAAGGTGGGTGATCCTACAGATGCAGGTACTGCCATCGGGCCTATGGTAAGTGTAAAGCAATATGAGCGGGTACAGTCCTATATTCAATTGGGTATGGAGCAGGGTGCTGAGGTATTAGTTGGTGGAACAGGGCATCCGGAAGGATTGGAAGGTGGTAACTTTGTAAAGCCAACAGTGTTTACAAATGTAACGCCTGGTATGCGGATAGCGAGGGAGGAAATATTTGGACCGGTGATTTCTGTGTTGACATATAAAACAGAGGAAGAGGCGATAGCGATGGCGAATGATACGACATATGGATTGGCAGCGTATGTGAGTAGTACGAATGAAGAGAGAGCGAGGAAGGTGGCGGAGCAGATAGTGGCAGGCAGAGTGATGGTGAATAGCTTGCAGCATGATCCTTTGGCGCCGTTTGGAGGGTTTAAACAGTCAGGGATAGGGAGAGAATATGGTACCTTTGGATTGGAGGAGTATGTGGAGCCGAAGACGATTATTCGGGATTGA
- a CDS encoding Crp/Fnr family transcriptional regulator, whose amino-acid sequence MIQTNLALLQLINDILPAAGGAITMRQFDAGQRFIFQEQEILQVYIIRSGVVKPVITEENGKEYILEFLGEGEMLGEVEAIRGTKTVCSVDAVTPVSLYAMGVGQFHYFLQTIPAFNNLVMRLLATRVANSSVKMARQQLYTMAELLPQLQKMLAAQQIAFTKQDLAGYMGISVRSLNRILKDNVG is encoded by the coding sequence ATGATCCAAACAAACCTCGCATTATTACAATTAATCAATGACATTCTGCCGGCAGCGGGTGGTGCAATTACCATGAGACAGTTTGATGCCGGCCAACGATTTATATTCCAGGAGCAGGAGATACTGCAGGTATATATCATCCGATCTGGCGTGGTGAAGCCCGTGATTACGGAAGAGAATGGCAAGGAGTATATACTTGAATTCCTGGGTGAAGGTGAAATGCTGGGCGAGGTGGAGGCGATTCGTGGTACAAAAACCGTTTGTAGCGTAGATGCCGTGACGCCTGTGAGTCTGTATGCGATGGGAGTCGGGCAGTTTCATTATTTTTTACAAACTATTCCTGCTTTTAATAACCTGGTGATGCGGTTGCTGGCTACGAGGGTAGCGAATTCTTCTGTGAAGATGGCGAGGCAACAACTATATACGATGGCAGAATTATTGCCTCAATTGCAGAAAATGCTGGCTGCGCAGCAGATTGCTTTTACAAAGCAGGATCTGGCGGGGTATATGGGGATTAGTGTAAGGAGTTTGAACCGGATATTAAAGGATAATGTAGGGTAA
- a CDS encoding NAD(P)-dependent oxidoreductase, which produces MKILITGSTGHLGEALVRTLSPQGHEIVAIDIQPSSFTNQVGNIANATFVQRCMEGVDIVLHTATLHKPHVDTHSRQEFIDTNITGTLQLLEAATANKVKAFIFTSTTSVFGDALIPPPGQPAAWITEDVIPQPKNIYGVTKTAAEDLCQLFHRNQKLPVLILRTSRFFPEQDDNKGMRDAFADDNLKALEYLYRRVDVEDVVSAHIAAMHKAPEIGFGKYIISATTPFTTADLPVLREHAPQIIKQIYPEAANIFAQHNWQFLPKIDRVYVNEKARRELHWQPQHDFGSLLQKLKQGQSIKSKLADMIGAKGYHSASFSEGPYPVNH; this is translated from the coding sequence ATGAAAATACTCATCACTGGCAGCACCGGACATCTAGGCGAAGCATTGGTCAGAACCCTCTCTCCGCAAGGGCATGAGATCGTGGCCATCGATATACAGCCTTCCTCTTTCACCAACCAGGTTGGCAATATAGCCAATGCTACCTTTGTACAACGCTGTATGGAAGGCGTGGATATCGTACTCCATACTGCCACCCTGCATAAACCACATGTAGACACTCACTCCCGCCAGGAATTTATCGACACCAACATCACTGGTACCTTGCAACTGCTGGAAGCAGCGACTGCCAATAAGGTAAAAGCCTTCATCTTCACCAGTACCACCAGCGTATTCGGCGACGCCCTGATTCCGCCTCCTGGTCAACCTGCGGCATGGATTACAGAAGATGTAATACCTCAACCCAAGAACATCTACGGCGTCACAAAAACTGCTGCCGAAGATCTTTGCCAGCTTTTTCACCGCAATCAAAAATTACCTGTTCTGATCCTGCGTACTTCCCGCTTCTTCCCGGAACAGGATGATAATAAAGGTATGCGCGATGCATTTGCAGATGATAATCTAAAAGCGCTCGAATACCTGTACCGCCGTGTAGATGTGGAAGATGTAGTATCCGCACATATCGCTGCAATGCATAAAGCGCCAGAGATTGGTTTCGGGAAATACATTATCAGTGCAACGACGCCTTTTACAACAGCAGACCTTCCTGTATTAAGAGAGCATGCACCACAAATAATAAAACAAATTTATCCGGAAGCTGCGAACATTTTCGCTCAGCACAACTGGCAATTCCTCCCGAAAATTGACAGGGTATATGTCAATGAAAAAGCACGCAGAGAACTACACTGGCAGCCACAACACGACTTTGGTTCTTTATTACAAAAATTAAAACAAGGGCAATCTATAAAAAGTAAACTGGCAGATATGATTGGTGCTAAGGGCTATCATTCAGCATCATTCTCAGAAGGTCCTTACCCGGTAAATCATTAA
- a CDS encoding IS110 family transposase, with the protein MEQSHISFEQVVSRGCGLDVHQENVVATIRGDNLQEQTRTFSTFTSSLKDLVAWLEESGITHVAMESTGVYWKPVFNILEPHFELILVNARHIKYVPGHKTDRNDSAWIAKLLLSGLLKGSFIPPQYTRELRELYRYKRKVIGQRSSEYNRLQNILETANIKLSSVVSDVFGISGWSMISAIIDGEQDPMILANLAKGRLKIKKQELILALEGNLNEHHRFMLNLSKAAILQLNELLCQVDNRIDQYLRKWEEEVKLLQTIPGVQKQTATAILAEIGTDMHAFPNQHHLASWCGLCPGNNESAGKKKSERINHGNSSLKTALVEAAWAAVHTKESYLKRRYYSLSVRRGKKRALIAIAHKILIATYFILKNRVPYMEPDNQEWLKKRKQAQINNYLRRLRELEALPPSQ; encoded by the coding sequence ATGGAACAATCACATATCAGTTTTGAACAGGTTGTGAGTCGTGGCTGTGGCCTCGATGTTCACCAGGAGAATGTAGTAGCTACCATCAGGGGTGATAATTTGCAGGAACAAACCCGCACTTTTAGCACCTTCACAAGTTCACTTAAGGACCTGGTAGCCTGGTTGGAAGAATCGGGCATTACACATGTCGCAATGGAGAGCACGGGTGTTTACTGGAAGCCTGTTTTTAATATACTAGAACCTCACTTTGAACTTATTTTGGTCAATGCCCGGCATATTAAATATGTGCCGGGTCATAAGACTGATCGTAATGACAGTGCCTGGATTGCAAAATTATTGCTAAGCGGGCTACTAAAAGGAAGTTTTATTCCACCCCAATACACTCGTGAATTACGGGAATTGTACCGATACAAACGTAAAGTAATAGGCCAACGCTCCAGTGAATATAACCGATTACAGAACATTTTAGAGACTGCCAATATCAAATTGAGCAGCGTTGTCAGTGATGTGTTCGGCATAAGCGGCTGGTCAATGATCTCTGCTATTATTGATGGAGAACAGGATCCCATGATATTGGCCAATCTGGCCAAAGGTAGGCTCAAAATCAAGAAGCAAGAACTTATTCTTGCTTTAGAAGGTAATCTTAATGAGCATCACCGTTTTATGCTCAACCTGTCTAAAGCTGCTATCTTACAGCTAAATGAACTGCTTTGTCAGGTAGATAACCGTATTGATCAGTACTTAAGAAAATGGGAAGAAGAAGTAAAATTACTTCAGACTATTCCCGGAGTACAAAAACAAACAGCTACAGCCATCTTAGCCGAAATAGGTACAGATATGCATGCCTTCCCAAATCAGCATCATTTAGCCAGTTGGTGTGGCTTATGTCCGGGTAATAATGAAAGTGCCGGAAAAAAGAAAAGTGAACGTATCAATCATGGCAACAGTTCTCTTAAAACAGCACTGGTGGAGGCGGCCTGGGCCGCTGTACATACAAAGGAATCTTATCTGAAAAGAAGATATTACTCTTTAAGTGTGCGAAGAGGTAAAAAACGTGCTCTTATCGCCATTGCACACAAAATCCTCATTGCCACTTATTTTATACTCAAAAATAGAGTGCCATATATGGAACCGGATAATCAGGAGTGGCTTAAAAAAAGAAAGCAGGCGCAGATAAATAATTATCTCAGGCGCCTGCGCGAGCTTGAGGCATTACCCCCATCTCAATAA
- a CDS encoding NAD(P)-dependent oxidoreductase — MRAFLGMGLLGSNFTKALIKKGEQVQVWNRTTSRATAMEAFGAKAFTNVSDAVKGADYVHIVVKDDAAVNEVLAAAQSGLKPGAVIIDHTTITVEGAKARTKEWKEKGFTYQHAPVFMGPGNALESTGYMLVSGDVAVLSKLEPVLAPMTGKLVNFGNEVGKAAAMKLVGNSFLICLTAGLTDMLSVGKALGVNGDDILTLLGDWNPGLSVTSRLKRMLSAPYDEPSWELNMARKDVGLFMDATASAGTSLNVIPVVAKVMDEWIEKGFGNKDWTVISKDVL, encoded by the coding sequence ATGAGAGCATTCTTAGGTATGGGCCTTTTAGGATCAAATTTCACGAAGGCTTTAATTAAAAAGGGAGAGCAGGTACAGGTATGGAACAGAACGACTTCGAGAGCCACTGCGATGGAGGCTTTTGGAGCAAAGGCTTTTACGAATGTGTCTGATGCTGTGAAAGGTGCAGATTATGTGCATATAGTTGTGAAAGATGATGCAGCGGTGAATGAAGTATTGGCAGCAGCGCAATCTGGATTAAAACCGGGAGCTGTGATTATAGATCATACTACCATTACCGTAGAGGGTGCGAAGGCACGTACAAAAGAATGGAAAGAGAAAGGGTTTACTTATCAACATGCACCTGTGTTTATGGGACCGGGCAATGCGTTGGAAAGTACTGGTTATATGCTGGTGTCTGGTGATGTTGCTGTGTTGAGTAAGTTGGAGCCAGTGTTAGCACCGATGACGGGGAAGCTGGTGAATTTTGGAAATGAAGTTGGGAAGGCGGCTGCCATGAAACTGGTGGGGAATTCATTTTTAATATGTTTGACAGCAGGTTTGACAGATATGCTTTCAGTGGGTAAGGCATTGGGTGTAAATGGGGATGATATTCTGACTTTATTAGGAGATTGGAATCCGGGATTGTCTGTAACATCCAGGTTGAAGCGGATGTTGTCAGCGCCTTATGATGAGCCATCATGGGAGTTAAATATGGCGAGGAAAGATGTGGGGTTGTTTATGGATGCGACAGCGAGTGCGGGAACGAGTCTGAATGTGATACCGGTGGTGGCGAAGGTGATGGATGAGTGGATAGAGAAAGGGTTTGGGAATAAGGATTGGACGGTGATTAGTAAAGATGTGTTATAA